The following proteins are encoded in a genomic region of Bernardetia sp. MNP-M8:
- a CDS encoding LysM peptidoglycan-binding domain-containing protein has protein sequence MQYYFSNYFLKNPYRHQTLIILFLIIFVGSSFPVFSWASSPLDTTLVIEKDIYPKIVDRQERLIEGKKYVFATINERKGMVALSGNFLSEMAHAAGIEVTDFLDWNDMKPTDAIKTGQVYYLQEKGNRAKDVATHVLMDKETLWDVSQKYAMRYKYLLKYNRLDEDDKVKVGRVLWIQTKRPKRIPVEVRDVTPIVASFDESEEEETAADPELMAEWEELKKTELAGVDNNEKNNATTTTVVKTENNNPTKTTTSEQGSFAEFDNDKGTDGVIITEKTDAKKNAETTTTNVVKYHTVAEAESLYDVSKKYNVVMSKLKEWNSLPDYTTYTGQKLIVSQPNISKEDKVYDGSLVTEKTDTKTTTSSDKKVVVKQNANGEFVTFLDSSGVLLPTPQQDFRPVEPSLTTTNSDYHIVEKDETLWSIARKYNLNPKDVIRWNGFIVGDNIDVGDKIILKSSLAVPAGSRVEIEKNNSTNNSSGNNATAAGGSEFKDPTLIDPAISNGVNQVNTASSQVKTNPSTLTREEIIKIGGNPDKAGTKGYDAMGFEVAMVNTDTIKTKIEEIETKAEIYVVKPQDMLGKIAQKFNITTKEMMAWNPKIPANGTIYKGDTLFVSKPKTTVTVVEETKNQATATVYPVEYYGAGFHAVQPNENVYNLSEKYGVPVANIWKWNKLETTVIDLPVGKKMIVNEGVLQMANNDTAISSQTKQNITTDATTKVNYDYHSVAKGETLFSIAQKYNLSTAQVREWNNRQGDLVYEGEKLIIGIK, from the coding sequence ATGCAGTATTATTTTTCAAACTATTTTTTAAAAAATCCCTATAGACATCAAACTCTAATTATTTTGTTTTTGATTATTTTTGTAGGTAGCAGTTTTCCTGTTTTTTCTTGGGCTTCTTCTCCTTTAGATACTACTTTAGTTATTGAGAAAGATATTTATCCAAAAATAGTAGACAGACAAGAACGTCTTATTGAAGGCAAGAAATATGTTTTTGCAACCATTAATGAACGTAAAGGAATGGTGGCTCTTTCAGGGAATTTTTTGAGTGAAATGGCTCATGCTGCTGGCATAGAGGTTACTGACTTTTTGGATTGGAATGACATGAAACCTACTGATGCCATCAAAACAGGACAAGTTTATTATCTTCAAGAAAAAGGAAATAGAGCTAAAGATGTTGCTACACATGTATTGATGGATAAAGAAACTCTTTGGGATGTTTCTCAAAAATATGCAATGCGTTACAAATATTTATTGAAATATAATCGTTTGGATGAAGATGATAAAGTAAAAGTAGGAAGAGTTCTATGGATTCAGACTAAAAGACCTAAAAGAATTCCTGTCGAAGTAAGAGATGTTACTCCAATTGTGGCAAGTTTTGATGAAAGCGAGGAAGAAGAAACAGCAGCAGACCCAGAACTAATGGCAGAATGGGAAGAACTCAAAAAGACAGAATTAGCTGGAGTAGATAATAATGAGAAAAATAATGCAACCACTACAACAGTTGTAAAAACTGAAAATAATAATCCAACTAAAACCACTACTTCAGAGCAAGGTTCTTTCGCTGAATTTGATAATGATAAAGGCACAGACGGAGTTATTATTACAGAAAAAACAGACGCTAAGAAAAATGCAGAAACCACTACTACTAATGTTGTGAAGTATCATACTGTAGCAGAAGCAGAAAGTTTGTATGATGTCTCCAAAAAATATAATGTCGTAATGTCAAAACTAAAAGAATGGAATAGTTTACCTGATTACACTACTTATACTGGGCAAAAACTTATTGTTAGTCAGCCAAATATCAGCAAAGAAGACAAAGTATATGATGGAAGTTTAGTTACCGAAAAAACAGATACAAAAACAACTACTTCATCAGACAAGAAAGTAGTCGTCAAGCAAAATGCAAATGGAGAATTTGTAACTTTTTTAGATTCTTCAGGTGTACTCTTGCCTACTCCTCAGCAAGATTTTCGTCCAGTTGAGCCTTCTCTCACTACTACAAATTCAGATTATCATATTGTAGAAAAAGATGAAACTCTTTGGTCGATTGCAAGAAAATATAATTTGAATCCAAAAGATGTAATTCGTTGGAATGGATTTATTGTAGGAGATAATATTGATGTAGGAGACAAAATCATTCTCAAATCTAGTTTGGCAGTTCCAGCAGGTTCTAGAGTTGAAATAGAAAAAAATAATTCTACTAATAATTCTAGTGGAAATAATGCAACAGCAGCAGGAGGCTCAGAATTTAAAGACCCTACTTTGATTGACCCTGCAATTAGTAATGGAGTCAATCAAGTAAATACTGCTTCTAGTCAAGTTAAAACAAACCCTTCTACACTTACTAGAGAAGAAATTATAAAGATTGGAGGAAATCCTGACAAGGCAGGCACAAAAGGTTATGATGCTATGGGATTTGAGGTTGCAATGGTAAATACAGACACAATAAAAACCAAAATTGAAGAGATAGAAACAAAAGCAGAAATTTATGTGGTAAAGCCACAAGATATGCTTGGCAAAATTGCTCAAAAATTTAATATAACTACAAAAGAAATGATGGCGTGGAATCCAAAAATTCCTGCAAATGGAACAATTTATAAAGGGGATACACTTTTTGTTTCGAAGCCAAAAACTACTGTAACTGTTGTAGAAGAAACAAAAAATCAAGCAACAGCAACAGTCTATCCAGTAGAGTATTATGGTGCAGGTTTTCATGCTGTTCAGCCAAATGAAAATGTATATAATTTGAGTGAAAAATATGGTGTTCCTGTGGCTAATATTTGGAAGTGGAATAAGTTAGAAACAACTGTAATTGACCTTCCTGTGGGCAAGAAAATGATTGTGAATGAGGGAGTTTTGCAAATGGCAAATAACGATACTGCAATTTCTTCACAGACAAAACAAAATATAACTACTGATGCTACAACGAAAGTAAATTATGATTATCATAGTGTAGCAAAAGGAGAAACACTTTTTTCTATTGCTCAGAAATATAACCTTTCAACGGCACAAGTAAGAGAATGGAATAATCGTCAAGGCGATTTGGTCTATGAAGGAGAAAAATTGATTATAGGAATAAAATAA
- a CDS encoding T9SS type A sorting domain-containing protein, with product MKLFYYLLLFIPLSLISSQVSAQCTGCDRVISTNVSFSVASGEKVCLTFTGTFTGNIDFSGNGTLCVSSNTTVSNSINMNLNGTNNSFENYGTWNKNLNLGNNNSFNNFGNFSVGSLTVGNNSVFTSTTDVTVTGNTQNDNNGTINITGDFSTGNYTGGNNSVLNVGGDMDAINITTGGDVVIGGTTSAVNVTNNSGGSIVFGSGGTISGAVQNNGDMEFGGDTTIGGSFTNNGNGNITVDNSVVSVGGAFANNGDIVALGSCGRINIAGSSVNNGSGNVGTDGSNVDICDTSSSNGGSFDSNGGNIGPNVSNCTCVPTILPITLSSFTANKETNNSVYINWETVFELDNQYFQIERSFSGTDFKIITQVSSQNNNQEPNKERKYSFIDNLTDNTLSLTSSNENIYYRLKQIDTNGNFTYSPVVVVQVEKNDTKEIKLVSFQNEWKFVLQNPVQVKIYSSIGVLKGIHNLNQNQNIISVSSLSKGMYILHIQDSKTSKMTVLKVVR from the coding sequence ATGAAACTATTTTACTACTTATTACTTTTTATTCCTTTATCTTTAATTTCTTCACAAGTTTCTGCTCAATGCACAGGTTGTGATAGAGTCATTTCAACAAATGTTAGTTTTTCGGTTGCTTCTGGTGAAAAAGTTTGTCTTACTTTTACTGGTACTTTTACTGGAAATATTGATTTTTCTGGGAACGGAACTCTTTGTGTCTCTTCAAATACAACAGTTTCTAATTCAATAAATATGAATTTGAATGGAACTAACAATAGTTTTGAAAATTATGGAACTTGGAATAAGAATTTAAACCTAGGTAATAATAATAGTTTTAATAATTTTGGGAATTTTTCAGTAGGCTCACTTACTGTTGGAAACAACAGTGTTTTTACAAGTACAACTGATGTAACAGTTACAGGAAATACACAAAATGATAATAATGGAACTATCAATATAACAGGAGATTTCTCTACTGGTAATTATACAGGAGGAAATAATTCAGTTTTGAATGTAGGTGGAGATATGGATGCCATAAATATAACGACAGGTGGAGATGTCGTAATAGGAGGAACAACTTCTGCTGTAAATGTAACTAATAATAGTGGTGGCTCTATTGTATTTGGTTCTGGAGGAACAATTTCTGGAGCCGTACAAAATAATGGAGATATGGAGTTTGGTGGAGATACTACTATTGGAGGAAGTTTTACTAATAATGGTAATGGCAATATAACGGTTGACAACTCAGTTGTGTCAGTAGGAGGAGCTTTTGCAAATAATGGTGATATAGTAGCTCTAGGAAGTTGTGGTAGAATCAATATTGCAGGTTCTTCAGTAAATAATGGCAGTGGAAATGTAGGCACAGATGGTAGTAATGTAGATATTTGTGATACTTCATCTAGCAATGGAGGAAGTTTTGATTCAAATGGAGGAAATATAGGACCAAATGTATCTAACTGTACTTGTGTGCCAACAATTTTACCAATTACACTTAGCTCATTTACAGCTAATAAAGAAACTAATAACAGTGTTTACATAAACTGGGAAACAGTGTTTGAATTGGATAATCAATATTTTCAGATAGAACGCTCATTTTCGGGAACTGATTTTAAAATAATTACTCAAGTTTCATCTCAAAACAATAATCAAGAACCCAACAAAGAGAGAAAATATTCTTTTATAGATAATCTTACAGATAATACTTTGAGTCTAACTTCGTCAAATGAAAATATTTATTATCGTTTGAAACAAATAGATACAAATGGCAATTTTACTTATTCTCCTGTCGTAGTTGTACAGGTAGAAAAAAATGATACTAAAGAAATAAAACTTGTGTCTTTTCAAAATGAATGGAAATTTGTCTTACAAAATCCAGTTCAAGTAAAAATTTATTCTAGTATAGGTGTTTTGAAGGGAATACATAATTTGAATCAAAATCAGAATATAATTTCAGTTTCTAGTCTTTCAAAAGGAATGTATATTTTGCATATTCAAGATAGTAAAACAAGTAAAATGACTGTTTTGAAAGTAGTTAGATAA
- a CDS encoding RDD family protein, translated as MKNALTLTEKETFFLKENRQDPVTGDEFCVGDEIVFCASCKSAFLKESWEYMNSKHCGQTFTLKKFPVQSKLKLSKPIVYDFRKADTNNRIFAYLIDNLVAIVLATISFFAFMGFNNNFFDVLPFLIGIAYMLFRDIIGIKSSIGKRIMGLYFIHTQTQKKASPFVLLFRNVFYWICLFAAISLVVFLEAVTGASGVIGSLLGFGLLIANIVHVIIVLANQNNIFDRILRIELVEKRK; from the coding sequence ATGAAAAATGCTTTAACACTTACCGAAAAAGAAACTTTTTTTCTAAAAGAAAACCGTCAAGACCCAGTGACAGGAGATGAATTTTGTGTAGGAGATGAAATAGTTTTTTGTGCTTCTTGTAAATCTGCTTTTTTGAAAGAAAGCTGGGAATACATGAACTCAAAACATTGTGGACAGACATTTACACTCAAAAAATTTCCTGTTCAATCCAAACTAAAACTTTCTAAGCCTATTGTTTATGACTTTAGAAAGGCTGACACTAATAATCGTATTTTTGCTTATTTGATAGATAATTTAGTAGCTATTGTTTTAGCAACAATTTCTTTTTTTGCTTTTATGGGATTTAATAATAACTTTTTTGATGTTTTGCCTTTTTTGATAGGAATTGCCTATATGCTCTTTAGGGATATTATAGGAATCAAATCTAGTATAGGAAAAAGAATAATGGGACTTTATTTTATACATACACAAACTCAAAAAAAAGCTTCTCCTTTTGTTCTTCTATTTAGAAATGTATTTTATTGGATTTGTCTTTTTGCTGCAATTAGTCTTGTAGTTTTTTTAGAAGCAGTTACAGGAGCAAGTGGAGTTATAGGAAGTTTGTTAGGCTTTGGGCTGTTGATTGCAAATATTGTCCATGTGATTATCGTTCTTGCCAATCAAAATAACATTTTTGATAGAATATTGAGAATAGAATTAGTAGAGAAAAGGAAATAA
- a CDS encoding glucosaminidase domain-containing protein — protein sequence MLPTPFKKWATRPVYSKSIQIKIPFKKENNILTLVIQLNNRLVFALIGIFSIIAVLQVSILMSGKDDTQLAQTSTLTENATKEYLEGEGLNKETSSDTNTDNIDNDDVEYNDVVDYGYKHLSKSNSISKTETEDKRKNFLKVKHTLISEALIDNQVSRLEQLSDKKMIELNQKLSEAFITVVFNQTKVEPHVMAYFTGTKDLKKFETALMEQAKYHVPASIKLAQSALETAYGQRIVNNNYFGIKDKRGKTKAITTTEYYTAAEYKANKSKIVSSKIIQKDGKTLYKCLIKDSFADYTSPWESFRAHSIFLNESKRYSPLFTKGKNYEDWADKIGSTKYGGVGYATSPIYGELLKKIIKRYNLDLLDY from the coding sequence ATGTTACCAACACCTTTTAAAAAATGGGCTACTCGTCCTGTTTATTCTAAATCCATTCAAATAAAAATTCCATTTAAAAAGGAAAATAATATACTTACACTTGTTATTCAATTAAACAATAGACTAGTATTTGCATTAATTGGTATTTTTAGTATTATAGCTGTTTTACAAGTTTCTATTCTGATGTCAGGAAAAGATGACACACAACTTGCTCAGACTAGCACACTTACAGAAAATGCTACAAAAGAATATTTAGAAGGAGAAGGATTAAATAAAGAGACTAGTTCAGATACAAATACTGATAATATAGACAATGATGATGTAGAATATAATGATGTTGTAGATTATGGCTATAAGCATTTATCAAAAAGTAATTCTATTTCAAAAACAGAAACAGAAGACAAACGAAAGAATTTTTTGAAGGTAAAACACACCCTAATTAGTGAAGCACTTATAGACAATCAAGTATCTCGCTTAGAACAACTTAGTGATAAAAAAATGATAGAATTAAATCAGAAACTGAGTGAAGCATTTATTACTGTTGTTTTTAATCAAACCAAGGTAGAGCCTCATGTAATGGCATACTTTACAGGAACAAAAGATCTTAAAAAATTTGAAACAGCACTCATGGAACAAGCAAAATACCACGTTCCTGCTTCTATAAAACTGGCTCAATCTGCTTTAGAAACAGCTTATGGACAGCGAATTGTGAATAATAATTATTTTGGAATAAAAGATAAAAGAGGAAAAACAAAAGCTATAACTACAACAGAATATTATACAGCAGCAGAATATAAAGCCAATAAAAGTAAGATAGTAAGTTCAAAAATTATTCAGAAAGATGGAAAAACACTTTATAAATGTCTGATAAAAGATAGCTTTGCTGATTATACTTCGCCTTGGGAATCATTTAGAGCGCATTCCATTTTTTTGAATGAAAGCAAACGTTATTCTCCCTTATTTACAAAAGGAAAAAACTATGAAGATTGGGCTGACAAAATTGGTTCTACCAAATATGGGGGTGTAGGTTATGCAACCTCTCCTATTTATGGTGAGCTTTTGAAGAAAATTATCAAGAGATATAATCTTGATTTATTAGATTATTAA
- a CDS encoding homoserine dehydrogenase, producing MKKILKIGLFGFGCVGKGLHDILQNNTENTGFEAQILKICVKNKEKKREIDSSFFTYDKNEILENEEINLVVELISDAEEAYQIVKKALLSGKNVVTANKKMLALHLEELVKIQKETGTSLLYEAAACGSIPIVRTLAEYYDNELLYSVSGIFNGSSNYILSKIANENLTYDVALKQAQDLGFAEADPTLDVVGFDPTYKLCLLAAQAYGIFVNPDEILRLGINNLKKEDIDFAANYSISNDNNQRTTNFKVKLVANISRIQSSKNRKAKDNQLLLYVLPTFIDAENPLYNVENENNAVLVEAAFSDKQTFIGKGAGGHPTGSAVLSDISALRYDYQYEYRKVKNVAVEIPTTTEFSSTRKALAEVYLRFDENLSKKELLQNIDFKEILIENENYIIGKILLSELFEKRNFIEENQIFVAISGNVEATNEEKQEKETTISESY from the coding sequence ATGAAAAAAATATTAAAAATTGGTTTGTTTGGATTTGGTTGTGTCGGAAAAGGACTGCACGATATTCTTCAAAACAACACCGAAAATACAGGATTTGAAGCACAGATTTTGAAAATTTGTGTAAAAAATAAAGAAAAAAAACGTGAGATAGATTCTTCCTTTTTTACGTATGATAAAAATGAAATTCTAGAAAATGAAGAAATAAATCTTGTTGTAGAACTTATTTCTGATGCAGAAGAAGCCTATCAAATTGTAAAAAAAGCATTGCTAAGTGGTAAAAATGTAGTTACAGCAAACAAAAAAATGCTTGCTCTGCATTTGGAAGAATTAGTAAAGATTCAGAAAGAAACAGGAACTTCACTTTTATATGAAGCTGCTGCGTGTGGAAGTATTCCGATTGTCAGAACGTTGGCTGAATATTATGATAATGAGCTTCTATATTCTGTAAGTGGAATTTTTAATGGTTCTTCGAATTATATTTTATCAAAAATTGCTAATGAAAATCTGACTTATGATGTTGCTTTGAAACAAGCACAAGATTTAGGTTTTGCCGAAGCTGACCCAACACTTGATGTAGTAGGTTTTGACCCCACTTATAAACTTTGTCTTTTGGCTGCACAAGCGTATGGAATTTTTGTAAATCCAGATGAAATACTTAGACTCGGAATTAATAATCTCAAGAAAGAAGATATTGATTTTGCTGCAAATTATAGTATAAGTAATGATAATAATCAAAGAACTACGAATTTCAAAGTAAAATTAGTAGCTAATATTTCACGTATTCAATCATCAAAAAATAGGAAGGCGAAGGATAATCAACTTTTACTTTATGTTTTGCCTACTTTTATTGATGCAGAAAATCCCCTCTATAATGTAGAAAATGAAAATAATGCTGTTTTGGTAGAAGCTGCATTTTCTGATAAACAAACTTTTATAGGAAAAGGAGCAGGAGGACATCCAACAGGCTCAGCAGTTCTTTCAGATATTTCTGCGCTGCGTTACGATTATCAGTATGAATATAGAAAAGTAAAAAATGTCGCTGTCGAGATCCCAACAACGACTGAATTTTCATCAACTAGAAAAGCTTTAGCAGAGGTTTATTTGCGTTTTGATGAAAACTTGAGTAAAAAAGAACTTCTTCAAAATATTGATTTTAAAGAAATTTTGATAGAAAATGAAAATTATATTATTGGCAAAATTCTTTTATCAGAACTTTTTGAAAAACGTAATTTTATAGAAGAAAATCAAATTTTTGTGGCAATTAGTGGAAATGTAGAAGCTACCAATGAAGAAAAACAAGAAAAAGAAACAACAATTTCTGAGAGTTATTGA
- a CDS encoding cation diffusion facilitator family transporter, whose translation MASSSKTAVYASLAANLGIAITKFIAAYFTASSAMISEGIHSVVDSGNAILILLGMKWSQKPADEEHPFGYGKELYFWTLIVAILIFAIGGGMSIYEGIAHLKNPTESSDPTVNYIVLIIAAIFEGAAWFLAYRKINMGRGKKSLWQTVKDSKDPATFAVLFEDTAAILGLIIAFIGVFLSHTFDEPRFDGAASVLIGVVLSIVSVMLAYESKGLLVGEGADPRLVKKIHAIVNSDREVKDCAKPLTMHLGPEEVFLALDVKFSPSLTVAQLSKAIVRLESTIRTAHPEVKRIFVEAKSAFNPDDVFIDNVEDDDEIEGGFVGE comes from the coding sequence ATGGCTTCATCATCGAAAACGGCTGTTTATGCTTCCTTAGCAGCTAATTTAGGAATTGCAATCACAAAATTTATTGCTGCATATTTTACAGCAAGTTCGGCAATGATTTCAGAAGGAATTCATTCTGTAGTTGATTCTGGAAATGCAATTTTAATTCTCTTAGGAATGAAATGGAGTCAGAAACCAGCTGATGAAGAACATCCTTTTGGGTATGGTAAAGAGCTTTATTTTTGGACACTTATTGTAGCCATATTAATTTTTGCGATTGGTGGAGGAATGTCTATTTATGAAGGAATAGCTCACCTAAAAAACCCTACTGAATCTTCTGACCCAACTGTAAACTACATTGTTTTAATCATTGCAGCAATTTTTGAGGGTGCTGCGTGGTTTTTAGCATATCGCAAAATCAATATGGGAAGAGGAAAGAAAAGTCTTTGGCAGACTGTAAAAGACAGTAAAGACCCAGCTACTTTTGCTGTTTTGTTTGAAGATACGGCTGCTATTTTAGGTCTGATAATCGCATTTATTGGTGTTTTCTTGAGTCATACATTTGATGAGCCTCGTTTTGATGGTGCTGCTTCTGTTCTTATTGGTGTTGTCTTATCAATTGTTTCTGTTATGTTGGCGTATGAAAGTAAAGGGCTTTTGGTAGGAGAAGGTGCAGACCCTCGTTTAGTTAAAAAAATTCATGCTATTGTCAATTCAGATAGAGAAGTAAAAGATTGTGCAAAACCTCTTACTATGCACTTAGGTCCTGAAGAAGTATTTTTAGCTTTAGATGTAAAATTTAGTCCTAGCCTTACTGTTGCTCAACTTTCGAAGGCTATTGTGCGATTAGAATCTACAATCAGAACAGCCCATCCAGAAGTAAAACGGATTTTTGTAGAAGCAAAATCAGCTTTCAATCCTGATGATGTTTTTATAGATAATGTAGAGGATGATGATGAGATTGAAGGAGGATTTGTGGGAGAATAA
- a CDS encoding tryptophan 2,3-dioxygenase family protein, with the protein MTQEEIIKAINEKYHNLGENPDTYLKGLLQAKPINYWDYIEVDTLLSLQKPRTDFKDEEIFIIYHQITELTLKLMVHELEQIIEEENITEEFISTKIHRLNRYTSMLINSFSVMSEGMDYDDYNTFRSTLTPASGFQSAQFRFIEIYCTRVKNLINQKGIERLSEVESPKIEDYFEHIYWKDAGQNRKTGDKTLTLRQFEEKYLDKFILLAKELEGNTVEDKLIKLNKISPISAELQKLLREFDTLYNVTFPLVHLNTAKHYLDSKGENKAATGGSAWKKYLHPKFQQRKFFPTLWTEEEKEHWAETEKE; encoded by the coding sequence ATGACACAAGAAGAAATCATAAAAGCTATCAATGAAAAGTATCACAATTTAGGTGAAAATCCAGATACGTATTTAAAGGGATTGTTACAAGCCAAACCAATTAATTACTGGGATTATATTGAAGTAGATACATTACTTTCCCTTCAAAAACCTCGTACTGACTTTAAAGATGAAGAAATATTTATCATTTATCATCAAATTACTGAGCTTACTTTAAAGTTGATGGTTCATGAATTAGAACAAATTATTGAAGAAGAAAACATTACAGAAGAATTTATTAGTACCAAAATTCATCGTCTGAATCGTTATACTTCTATGCTTATTAATTCTTTTTCAGTAATGAGTGAAGGAATGGATTATGATGATTACAATACATTTAGAAGTACTCTGACTCCTGCAAGTGGTTTTCAGAGCGCACAATTTCGTTTTATTGAAATTTATTGTACTAGGGTAAAAAACTTAATTAATCAGAAAGGAATAGAGCGTTTGTCTGAAGTTGAGAGTCCAAAAATTGAAGATTATTTTGAGCATATCTATTGGAAAGATGCAGGACAAAACCGAAAAACAGGAGATAAAACGCTTACTTTAAGACAGTTTGAGGAAAAATATTTAGATAAATTCATTCTTCTTGCCAAAGAGTTAGAAGGAAATACAGTAGAAGATAAATTGATAAAATTAAATAAAATTTCGCCTATTTCGGCAGAGTTACAAAAGCTATTGAGAGAATTTGATACGCTTTATAATGTTACTTTTCCACTTGTTCATCTCAATACAGCAAAGCATTATTTGGATAGTAAAGGCGAAAATAAAGCAGCTACTGGAGGCTCTGCATGGAAAAAATATCTACATCCAAAATTCCAACAACGTAAATTTTTCCCTACGCTTTGGACAGAGGAAGAAAAAGAACATTGGGCAGAAACAGAAAAAGAGTAG
- a CDS encoding ATP-binding protein, giving the protein MKDNQFKQKSTTITRPSNENPKSIVVFGAESSGKSTLTKELENYYGVFSNPEFSRLYLDIKMKYAKYEDTNSLTFDDVEPIAIGQLCSENQIKNLAISHNNSFYFLDTNLLTTYVYSKYIYKRVPFWLDKAIQNQLYSHYLLLKPNTKWEFDKQRTNDEGRQFFYKKMKQELEKRNIEYSEIGELNDKRLEEAIKIIDYYNK; this is encoded by the coding sequence ATGAAAGATAATCAATTTAAACAAAAAAGTACAACAATTACTAGACCTAGTAACGAAAATCCTAAAAGTATAGTTGTTTTTGGGGCAGAATCTTCTGGAAAATCTACATTGACAAAAGAACTAGAAAACTATTATGGGGTATTTTCAAATCCTGAATTTTCAAGATTATATTTAGATATAAAAATGAAATATGCAAAGTATGAGGATACAAATTCACTTACTTTTGATGATGTAGAGCCGATTGCAATAGGGCAGCTTTGTAGTGAAAATCAAATAAAAAATCTAGCTATTTCGCACAACAATTCTTTCTATTTTTTAGATACAAATTTGCTAACTACTTATGTATATTCAAAATATATTTACAAAAGAGTTCCTTTTTGGTTAGATAAAGCTATTCAAAATCAACTCTATTCACACTATCTTTTATTAAAACCCAACACGAAGTGGGAGTTTGATAAACAAAGAACAAATGACGAAGGAAGGCAGTTTTTTTATAAAAAAATGAAACAAGAATTAGAAAAAAGAAACATTGAGTACTCTGAAATTGGAGAACTTAATGATAAAAGACTTGAAGAAGCTATTAAAATTATTGATTACTATAATAAATAA